From the Gouania willdenowi chromosome 19, fGouWil2.1, whole genome shotgun sequence genome, one window contains:
- the acsl5 gene encoding long-chain-fatty-acid--CoA ligase 5: MDFFFQLLFSPLPTPVIVALLTIAAVTLFLLNSRPSPLRSPIDLQHQSLGIKAGARKTALLEGKNSLTSYFYSEAQTLYDVFQRGLRISGNGPCLGFRKPGKPYQWLRYKQVSERAELLGSGFLHKGLKPNSETFIGIFAQNRPEWIIGELACYTYSMVAVPLYDTLGAEALVFIIDRAEISCVLCDTQSRAETLLQNRENEQTKVLKTIVVMDAFDPELVTRGAECGLEVVSMEDMEALGKIHRQKPIPPSPEDLSIICFTSGTTGNPKGAMLTHQNVVSNAAAVLQSFESAIVPTTEDVSISFLPLAHMFERVVQTVAYGAGARVGFFQGDIRLLPDDMKTLRPTIFPVVPRLLNRVYDKVQSGAKTPFKKWLLNFAVERKYGEVKEGIVRKNSIWDKLIFHKIQESFGGRVRVMVTGAAPISPPVLNFLRAALGCQIFEAYGQTECTAGCTFTTPGDATSGHVGVPLPCNYVKLVDVEDMSYFTSNGEGEVCIKGKNVFKGYLKDPEKTTEALDEDGWLHTGDVGKWLPSGVLRIIDRKKNIFKLAQGEYIAPEKIENVYVRSEAVAQVFVHGDSLQATLVAIIVPDPEVLPEFAKKLKCLGSLEELCKNTEVKKAIIADLTKLGREAGLKSFEQVKDVYLHPEQFTIENGLLTPTLKAKRAELKALFQPHIDKMYAQ; encoded by the exons ATGGATTTCTTCTTCCAGCTTCTGTTTTCTCCTCTGCCCACGCCCGTCATCGTGGCTCTGCTGACGATCGCCGCCGTGACTCTGTTCCTGCTCAACAGCCGACCCAGTCCGCTACGGAGCCCCATTGACCTGCAGCACCAGTCGCTGGGAATCAAA GCTGGAGCGAGGAAAACGGCTCTCCTGGAGGGAAAAAACAGCCTGACATCGTATTTTTACAGTGAAGCTCAGACTCTGTACGACGTGTTTCAGAGAGGATTGAGGATTTCAG GTAATGGTCCGTGTCTGGGCTTCAGGAAACCAGGGAAGCCCTACCAGTGGCTGAGGTACAAGCAG GTGTCGGAGAGAGCAGAGCTGCTGGGCTCAGGCTTCCTTCACAAAGGCTTGAAGCCCAACTCTGAAACCTTCATCGGCATCTTCGCTCAGAATCGGCCCGAG TGGATCATCGGCGAGCTGGCGTGTTACACCTACTCCATGGTGGCGGTTCCTCTGTACGACACACTGGGAGCTGAGGCGCTCGTCTTCATCATTGACAGAG CGGAGATTTCCTGCGTCCTCTGTGACACTCAGAGCCGAGCAGAAACTCTTCTGCAGAACCGTGAGAACGAGCAGACGAAGGTTCTAAAAACCATCGTCGTCATGGACGCCTTCGACCCTGAGCTGGTGACGAGAGGAGCAGAGTGTGGCTTGGAGGTGGTGTCCATGGAGGACATGGAG GCTCTGGGGAAAATCCATCGTCAGAAGCCGATT CCTCCTAGTCCTGAAGACCTCAGCATCATCTGCTTCACCAGTGGAACCACAG GAAACCCTAAAGGAGCCATGCTGACTCATCAGAATGTGGTTTCTAATGCTGCTGCTGTTCTGCAGAGCTTTGAG AGCGCCATCGTTCCCACGACAGAGGACGTCAGTATTTCCTTCCTGCCTTTGGCGCACATGTTTGAGAGAGTCGTGCAG ACGGTGGCGTACGGCGCTGGGGCGAGGGTCGGATTCTTCCAGGGGGACATCCGACTGTTACCCGACGACATGAAGACGCTGCGTCCGACCATCTTCCCCGTCGTCCCACGACTGCTCAACCGCGTCTACGACAAA GTTCAAAGCGGCGCTAAGACGCCCTTTAAGAAGTGGCTGCTGAACTTTGCGGTGGAGAGGAAGTACGGAGAAGTGAAGGAAGGAATTGTCAGAAAAAACAGCATCTGGGACAAACTCATCTTTCACAAAATCCAG GAGTCGTTTGGAGGTCGAGTGCGTGTGATGGTAACGGGCGCCGCTCCCATTTCTCCTCCTGTGCTCAACTTCCTGCGAGCTGCTCTGGGCTGTCAG ATCTTTGAGGCCTACGGTCAGACGGAGTGCACGGCTGGATGTACCTTCACCACGCCGGGCGACGCCACCTCAg GACACGTGGGCGTTCCTCTGCCCTGTAACTACGTCAAGCTGGTGGACGTCGAGGATATGAGCTACTTCACATCCAATGGCGAAGGAGAG GTTTGCATCAAAGGTAAAAACGTCTTCAAAGGTTACCTGAAGGATCCAGAGAAGACGACCGAGGCGTTGGATGAGGACGGATGGCTCCACACGGGCGACGTCGGGAAGTGGTTGCCG AGCGGCGTGCTGCGGATTATCGACCGTaagaagaacatctttaaactaGCCCAGGGCGAGTACATCGCACCCGAGAAGATCGAGAATGTGTACGTGCGCAGCGAGGCCGTGGCTCAGGTGTTCGTGCATGGAGACAGTCTGCAG GCCACGCTCGTCGCCATCATCGTCCCCGACCCAGAGGTTCTGCCAGAATTCGCCAAGAAGTTGAAATGTCTCGGTTCCTTAGAGGAACTCTGCAAGAACACG GAGGTGAAGAAGGCCATCATCGCTGATTTGACCAAACTGGGAAGAGAAGCAGGACTGAAGTCCTTCGAGCAG GTCAAAGACGTCTACCTCCACCCGGAGCAGTTCACGATCGAGAACGGTCTGCTGACGCCCACGCTCAAAGCCAAGAGGGCGGAGCTTAAAGCTCTGTTTCAGCCTCATATCGACAAAATGTATGCTCAATAA